The region ATCACATGAATATAACAAGAGTATATTTTCATATCTCAGTTAGCAACCTAATAGTTTAGTTAGGTTAACGACCTCACCATCACACTACCACCACATCACCTTGGCCAAagacgatcatccgcagatgaacaatctcgaggggaccacacagtcaacccaCAGTTCTCGGGGAGACCGCACATACAATCTCTAACCCGTGACTCAGGGTTATCACatggagaccacacagtcaatccataaatttctccctcgcgtgcaagtaaccgtttgtttCTAACGGCatcatcgttctcatggtccatagcctacTCTAACACTATAGCCATGCAATACTACTTGCAAGTGAAATCTCATTCTCTAGGCTTTACTACTAAAGTCAAGTTATAGAAGTAAGCTATTAAAGCATCATACATTGCATAATACTAAGAGGTCTAGGGTTTGATCCCTTCCTCTCACAAGAGCAACAACCTGAGTTGGACGGGCGgcgaaaaataatatatttatctaGCGAAATTAGAGATTTGCTAAGTATCCTCTATACAGGTGTCCATAGTTCTTGTGGAAGAAACTtgatatttttgtatttttatgattttattaattatgaGGTATTTTATGTATTTGGTACTTATTGAATTTTGGAATAATTAAAGTTAAGTGAAGatatattttacttttatttttgttacagATGTGAAAACAAAAACGTTGGAACTTTTCGGCCTAGTTCTGAATCACtctttaatttgtatttttttcattagtataataattaaatcTAAGACTTATCGGAATATTCTGGACCCGAACTTGTGATGAAGAAGGGTTTATTGTTGTTTTGGCTGTCTAAGGATCGCTTTAACTTTATAGTTTTCATTTAaatttccattaaaaaaaataatcagagaaagaaggaaaaaaaaaaccaaaaatctaTCTAAACGAAGTGCCGCTATACCAACCCTAAATTGAACCCGACAACTCTTGCATTGTTCAAGTTTCTGTGAATTATGATTTCATGATGACTCAAGGAATACAGCAATGACTGTGTAGCAAATAAGGGAGTGTCGTGAGTGATTTTATATCTTCTGAGAGTGTTAGTGTTGTTGATAATTGTAATGTAAAATTTTTTGTTCGATTAGCTTTTGCAATTTTGTCTTCGTTTCCATTGATTCAAAATAACAATGATCTGCTTACGCGCCGCCAGGTTCaaacaaattaacaaaataCGAGAAGCATGGAATCATTCATATATCAGAATATCAAAAATATTGGTCTTACTCTGATGTGTGTTGCTCTCTACTCCTTCTACTACTCTTTCTTTATTCCCCTCTTTGATCTTCGTAATTCTCACTCGAATCCGCGATGTTCAAACAAACTAACAAAACATAAAAAGCATACAACAGAATAAGCATGGAATCATTCACAAAACAGAAAGATTGTTGCAAACAAAATTAGAGGAGGGTCAAGTGTGAAGGATAATTACTTGGTTAATGTCAAAATACGTCCTGCTCCTTACTCTGATGTGTCTTGTTGATGATTGTAATGATTAATTCACAGTTGAAAGATTGGCTCTGTGCGTTTTCTGAACTCTCTCTGATCAAACGTGAGTAGCCACCATGACTCTCATCTATTTATAATTGGGGCCCTAGGGTTTCTTGTTACTGATTTGTTaagatttatattttattttgaatttaatcaTAAGATTTGATGAGATTTTGATTCAGTTTTTAAATTATTCTCAGAACCTTGGATGAGTTCTCGAACCTAATCATCAAATCGGACTAGGTTAGCCGAAAGATGGTTATCGGTTTAAGGACGCAAGGTGCCCCTGTTTTTTCAGGGTAAGAACAGGTAGAGAAAATGCCCCGAGCCATTGTTCGTTTATTTTCTACAATctttctattattattttttgggttaagcatcatattagtaaatgtctttgtgtcgccgtctaaTCTAGGTTActcgccggaaaaattattgtataTGGTCCTCATgtttaaaaattatttgaagCAGAGCTCCGGCGAACGCTTAAATGACATGCTGACAGTGTTTAATGAGGTGGtgtggattaaaaaaaattaaaatttaaaaaaaattacaagtcAGATTATTAAACTATATTAACATATTCTTAATTAAGACCCTaattaaattaactaaattaatttCTCCCCCAAACTTATCTCAATTCACCCCCAATTAACCCAAATCTTAACTCAATCATTTtccagaatcatcatcatcatcttctaccATCAACCCTAACCCAGCCacacctgcaacctcaccctcacccacctTATTTTTATCAGCAAATAAGTTAATATATTGAAGGATGTAAAGAGAGAACAAGAACCAGGAAAAAGGAGAAACAAAACAGGAACAAGGAGAAAAACCAAGCTCTCCCACGCCAAAACCTACTGGAAGCAAAAGTGCAAATCTAAAAACAATATAAAGACGCAAGAAGAGCAGCCAAGGACTTGGAGGAAAAGAGAGGAAAATCCACAGATCTGCAAAATTCTCAGTAACAGCCCTTCCTCTTGCAGCTTACAGAGCTCCCCCAACCCAAACCTCACCCTCACTCGCAGCCCCTCAACCCCAACACCCACCCACCTGcaaaaccaaaaccccaaccccaaaccaaaaccaaaaccccaacccccacccccaccccaaACCAGATCTGTGAATCGGCGTGGAAAACCCATCACCCTCCGTGACCCACAGCCATGGAAAACCGAGCTGAAGGTGCAGAGGAAGAAACAGCGTAAGGCCTCACCGTCATCGAAGCTTCTGGTGAAAAGCAATTCAACGTGTTTAGCTCCAATGGTTTGAGGACGTCGGAGAGGTTGTGTTCATTGGTGTTTTGTGGTTGTTTGGGTGGGTTTGATGTGGAgggggaaggagaagaaggggaGAAAGAGGCTTGTGATTGGGTTGCAGGGAGGATGCAAGATGGAGCCGGCTTCAGGAAGGAGGCTTGAAGATGGAAAAAATGTTAGGGTTTGAAATTGGGGGTGTTAAGatttaaaatttgggttaatTGGGGGGATTTTGAGTTAATTTGGGGGAAAACTTATTTGGTTAATTAGATTAGGGCTATATAGTTAATttagtttaattttagttaattggATTGATATAACTGATgtgcatttcaaaaaaaaagataaaattgatgtgtaattttttttaatttttttaatccacGTAAGTATTTTTATCCCCGTCAGCGATCCAAATCAGCGTTCGCCGGAGCTCTGacctccggcgaggatccgctccaaataattttcaaacatgaggaccatttacaataatttttccgatGAGGGACCTATATCAGACGGTGACACAAAGACAATgactaatatgatgcttaacccttatttttttgtttttggtacaTTTCTATTATTTCTTTGAATCGTCTACTGATTCGGTTCCATAATTAACCatctaattttatttaattttgtatCATCTTTTGATTTTCATCATTCTTCTAgaatatctttcaaaaaaaaatgattcttCTAGAATATTTCGATTTTTTAATTATCTTTTAGAAACTTTCATAAGTTATTTATATTATGAGGGTTGGGACTATTCCCCCAAAGTTATTGCATTTACCAAAACAATTGGTCAAGTAACTTGTGAGTTGTGATCGTTGATCCACCGGTTGAAAGGTATCTCCTTGAACTTTGAATATAAATAGgaaaaagagttttttttttttttgaatggctgtcaaatatattaaaaatcaaGCCGGCACAGAGGCCAAAATGTCGGAACGTACAAAAGCAACAAGGCCGGGCGGTCCTTCCTCTATTCAAACCAAAAACGAGAAAGCACCCCGGGCTAAAAAGTCAGCGACAGAATTGCCGGATCTACGGATAAAAGAAACATCCATACTGTCAAAAGAAACTGAAAGTGAACGACAATCAAAAATAACTAAATCAAGGTAAGAAGAGCCTCGGCTGCGACGTCTCCACCACTGAAATAACTGCAAAGAGTTTGTCTCAAAACAAACAGCGCGAAACCCTAAATCAATAGTTATGCGCATCGCCCACTGTAGACAAAGAGCCTCAGTCAGGCCAGCCGGTTGCCTCATAACAGGTGCCAAAGTAGCACTAGCAAGCACCTCACCCTCCTCATCTCGAGCTATAAGACCAAACCCCGCCACAGAATGGCGCACTGACGCATCAAAATTAACCTTTATCCAACCTGGTGTTGGTCTCCTCCACGTCGCATGCTCCTCCCTTGCTGAACGCACTACCACCACGGGCTTAGGCAAAGAGTGAAGAGCCTCCATCCTTTCAATAACGCGCGGCAGCTGCAGCTCTTTGCTGTCAAAAACAAGGGCGTTGCGAGCCTCCCAGAACATGTACAGCAGCGTGATCACTTTCTCCACCACCTCATCATCCATACCCAACACAATCTGTTGAAAAATCTCATGAAACGCACCAGTCCCACACACCCGGAGCCCAGCTGCAGCAAACCAGAAACGTGAAATAATCGGGCAGAGGAGAAGAACATTGATGATGCTCTCATCTTCATATAGAAAAAATAGTTACTTTGAGCACAAAAAATTATGAGCGTGTTGGCCCAAAATGTTTGGCCCAAAACGCATGGGGCAGTCGAAAATGGACCAGGAGAGGTGAGGAAAAAATGCCAAgttaaatggatagtagatttCGACGAGGGGACGTTGATAACCGTTGCTACAAACGCGGGCACACTAAACACGTGCAACCATTGACTAAGTCAATAAAGAGAACGTGCGCTTCCCATGACGTGGCCAAGAGGCGGTTGAAGAACATCATCTCCACCACTACGCATGGAACTTCTGGAGCAAGCGACAGATCGTGGGGGGGGGGTAAGACCCACTAACTCGTccagcaaggaagaagaaaccgCCAAGTTCATACAGGACAtagagctctataaataggggagttTAATGCAgaaaaagggttcccaactcaactctaaAAATCACTACAAAGCtctcatgtccgcatcaaagggactcaacgagcctaacgtgatcatggaggagtatgttgccgaACCAGCCGTTTATGATTCCTGCACTTAGATAGTTTCGAACTTGTTgtcattgttgcttttgttagATTTCCTGTCGATTTTATGGGTTTGGATTGATGTAAAGCTTTTTACTTagtgaattttattttccagcaCTTTTGATTGTCTTGCATTTTGCTTTCGAATCCTTATTTCCTTTTATCCTTTGACACACGGTTGTCGAAAAACCTGATTTCACACgcgctttggcaagacgttttcccaaaagaacccttaatttgcaaaactcttaaactttttccagtcgaatttggaagatgtttgtttaccaaatatcacggtaaacaaattggcacgcccagtggaaccgtttttgtgaaaaccaagttttacagaagcgttttgtgtgaaGTTTTATTGTTTTTGCTACTTGTTTTTCGTCCTTGCTTGCGTGAGTTAGTTTTATGCACTTGAGAAGTGGTAGGACAGTAAGTATGGCGAATAGTCAAGGTAGAACCTCCCCGCAGGGATCCAATGTGGTGAATCAGAATAGCCCTGGAGGGAGCAGTAGTAACAATGAGGAGGAGTTGCCTCCTGGAACGAATCCTGGCGTCATAGCACCACCCCAGGGTATAGTAATGTCGGCCGTGGCCGAGATACCTATCTCCACCACGGTTCAGGCCGTCACACTGCCAACTGTGACGAGGGGAGTGGCCAACGTGGCCCAAACATCCTTTATGCCGAACCTTCCTCCGCCTGCGAGAGATATGCCCTTTGGCATGCCTACATCGTTAATGCATGGCTTGCAGGGCAATTATTCGACGTAGTATGAGAATGTGCCCTCTTTTGGGATGCCTCCATTCGGGGCAAATGACACAATGATGAACTTAGGAAATCGAGTGAGCCCTCCCGGCTTTGCCACGGGGCAAAGTTCGCAAATGTACT is a window of Lotus japonicus ecotype B-129 chromosome 5, LjGifu_v1.2 DNA encoding:
- the LOC130719288 gene encoding uncharacterized protein LOC130719288; translated protein: MDDEVVEKVITLLYMFWEARNALVFDSKELQLPRVIERMEALHSLPKPVVVVRSAREEHATWRRPTPGWIKVNFDASVRHSVAGFGLIARDEEGEVLASATLAPVMRQPAGLTEALCLQWAMRITIDLGFRAVCFETNSLQLFQWWRRRSRGSSYLDLVIFDCRSLSVSFDSMDVSFIRRSGNSVADFLARGAFSFLV